A window from Candidatus Margulisiibacteriota bacterium encodes these proteins:
- a CDS encoding UPF0164 family protein, with product MRNLTIGLILLLSATALFAADNAGTTSGAFLGLGLGARPLALGNAFVAVADDGSALFFNPAGLATLQKPELQSMYTNWFVDTRYGALSLAAPGCAFAAAYLDYGRINETTLAQPGGTGGSFSSGALSYRCGFGKNVSPLFAWGLGLKLFGEYLGSSDAVGYGVDAGLLWRLPERNLTVGLAATNLLGQFTGEISRSLTLGIAAKFAYCRPALDLCYATDYGLRTRAGVELDINGMLYPRCGYDSGKVSLGFGLLLSRVGFDYAYLSAGDLGATHRFSLKI from the coding sequence ATGAGAAACCTAACGATCGGCTTGATCTTGCTCTTATCGGCAACCGCGCTCTTTGCCGCGGACAACGCCGGCACGACCTCGGGCGCGTTCCTCGGCCTCGGCCTGGGGGCGAGGCCTTTGGCGCTCGGCAACGCCTTTGTCGCCGTGGCCGACGACGGCAGCGCCCTCTTTTTCAACCCGGCCGGGCTGGCGACCCTGCAAAAGCCGGAGCTCCAGTCGATGTACACCAACTGGTTCGTGGATACCCGCTACGGCGCGCTCTCTTTGGCCGCTCCCGGTTGCGCTTTTGCCGCCGCCTATCTCGATTACGGCCGGATCAACGAAACGACGCTGGCCCAGCCGGGCGGGACCGGGGGGAGTTTCAGCTCGGGGGCGCTCAGTTACCGCTGCGGTTTCGGTAAGAACGTCTCCCCGTTGTTCGCCTGGGGGCTCGGCCTCAAATTGTTCGGCGAATACCTCGGCTCGTCCGACGCGGTCGGTTACGGCGTTGACGCCGGGCTGCTCTGGCGGCTGCCGGAGCGGAACCTGACCGTCGGCCTGGCGGCGACGAACCTGCTCGGCCAGTTCACCGGCGAGATCAGCCGCTCCCTAACGCTTGGGATCGCCGCCAAATTCGCTTACTGCCGGCCGGCGCTCGATCTCTGCTATGCCACCGACTACGGGCTGCGGACCAGGGCGGGGGTGGAGCTGGACATTAACGGGATGCTTTATCCGCGCTGCGGTTACGATTCGGGGAAAGTCAGTTTGGGTTTCGGCCTGTTACTGAGCCGGGTCGGTTTCGATTACGCCTATCTCTCCGCCGGCGACCTCGGCGCCACGCACCGCTTCTCGCTGAAGATCTAA
- the accD gene encoding acetyl-CoA carboxylase, carboxyltransferase subunit beta: MASDLSINDWFKKKKLQREPEYTREKLDIPGNLWVKCYKCAQTLYSKDLEANLKVCPKCGYHFKLTSRERIKQLTNGSPFTEIAANLTSKDFLGFTDVKSYAKRISDSIMKTGMNDAIVVGLTKIGEHGVALGIMDFAFMGGSVGSVVGEKIVRLIEAAVEKKLPVIIFSASGGMRMQESIMSLMQMAKTAAALGRLRENGLPFISVCTDPTTGGTTASYAMLGDLNLAEPNALIGFAGQRVIAQTIREKLPTGFQRAEYLLEHGMLDAVVPRKELKETLVRILRFFKD; this comes from the coding sequence ATGGCAAGCGATTTGAGCATTAACGATTGGTTTAAAAAGAAGAAGCTCCAGAGAGAGCCCGAATACACCCGCGAAAAACTCGATATCCCCGGCAACCTATGGGTGAAGTGCTACAAGTGCGCCCAAACGCTCTATTCCAAGGACCTGGAAGCGAACCTGAAGGTCTGCCCCAAGTGCGGCTACCACTTTAAACTGACCTCCCGGGAACGGATCAAACAGCTGACCAACGGCTCCCCTTTCACCGAGATCGCCGCGAACCTGACCTCCAAGGACTTCCTCGGCTTCACCGATGTCAAATCGTACGCCAAACGGATCAGCGATTCGATCATGAAGACCGGTATGAACGACGCGATCGTCGTCGGGCTGACGAAGATCGGCGAGCACGGCGTGGCGCTTGGCATCATGGACTTCGCCTTCATGGGCGGCTCGGTCGGTTCGGTCGTCGGCGAGAAGATCGTCCGGCTGATCGAGGCGGCGGTGGAAAAGAAGCTGCCGGTCATCATCTTTTCCGCTTCCGGGGGGATGCGGATGCAGGAGAGCATCATGTCGCTGATGCAGATGGCCAAGACCGCGGCGGCGCTCGGGCGCCTGCGCGAGAACGGCCTCCCCTTCATTTCCGTCTGCACCGACCCGACGACCGGCGGCACGACCGCCAGTTACGCCATGCTCGGCGATCTCAACCTGGCCGAGCCGAACGCCTTGATCGGCTTTGCCGGCCAGCGGGTGATCGCCCAGACGATCCGCGAGAAGCTGCCGACCGGCTTCCAGCGGGCGGAGTATCTGCTGGAACACGGGATGCTCGACGCGGTGGTACCGCGCAAGGAATTGAAAGAGACGCTGGTGCGGATCCTGCGTTTCTTCAAGGATTAA
- the rpsT gene encoding 30S ribosomal protein S20, which yields MAEQAKKVVKSARKHVKNVRKTKKRTARNRREKAFLKNVVKTTRTAITNKAADLADSLKKAISALDKAVQRGIIHANKAARLKSRLTKASNKNK from the coding sequence ATGGCTGAACAAGCAAAAAAAGTTGTCAAAAGCGCCCGGAAACACGTCAAGAACGTCCGCAAGACGAAGAAACGGACGGCGCGCAACCGACGCGAAAAGGCATTCCTGAAAAATGTCGTCAAAACGACCCGCACGGCGATCACCAATAAGGCGGCCGACTTGGCCGACTCGCTGAAAAAGGCGATCTCCGCCCTGGACAAAGCGGTCCAGCGCGGGATCATCCATGCCAACAAGGCCGCCCGGCTCAAATCCAGGTTAACCAAGGCTTCCAACAAGAACAAGTAA
- the carA gene encoding glutamine-hydrolyzing carbamoyl-phosphate synthase small subunit, with protein MAKAILALEDGSVFPGSSFGATGEKSGEVVFNTSLTGYQEIVTDPSYKGQIVTMTYPLIGNYGINEEDIESRGPQCEAFVVRENSKIASNFRSTMKLDDYLAQHGIVGIEGIDTRMLTRRLRTKGSLKGVVSTVDLDEKSLIKKAKECQGVEGVDLVKVVTCKEPYVWGPGKKYKVAAYDYGIKFNILRNLQLIGAEVTVYPADYPAEKILKTKPDGIFLSNGPADPAAVTYAIANIKKLIGKKPIFGICLGHQLLGLALGGKTYKLKFGHHGGNQPVIDLKTRKVDITAQNHGFAVDVDSIPKGTVELTHINLNDKTVEGMRHLKLPIFSVQHHPEAGPGPHDAHYLFQKFAELMDNA; from the coding sequence ATGGCAAAAGCAATCCTCGCACTCGAAGATGGTTCGGTTTTCCCCGGGAGCTCTTTTGGCGCAACAGGCGAAAAGAGCGGCGAAGTAGTCTTTAATACCTCCCTCACCGGTTACCAGGAGATCGTGACCGACCCCTCGTATAAGGGCCAGATCGTCACCATGACGTACCCTTTGATCGGTAACTACGGGATCAACGAAGAGGATATCGAATCACGCGGCCCGCAGTGCGAAGCGTTCGTTGTCCGCGAGAACTCCAAAATAGCCTCCAATTTCCGCTCCACCATGAAGCTGGACGACTATCTGGCCCAGCACGGGATCGTCGGGATCGAAGGGATCGACACGCGGATGTTAACCCGGCGGCTGCGGACCAAAGGGTCATTAAAAGGGGTCGTTTCGACCGTTGACCTGGACGAAAAGAGTCTCATTAAGAAAGCTAAAGAATGCCAGGGGGTGGAAGGCGTCGACCTGGTCAAAGTCGTTACCTGCAAAGAGCCATATGTGTGGGGGCCGGGGAAGAAATACAAGGTTGCCGCTTATGATTATGGGATCAAGTTCAATATTTTACGCAATTTACAATTGATCGGGGCGGAAGTAACGGTCTACCCGGCCGATTATCCGGCGGAAAAGATCTTAAAGACCAAGCCGGACGGGATCTTCCTCTCCAACGGGCCCGCTGATCCGGCGGCGGTCACTTACGCGATCGCGAATATCAAGAAATTGATCGGCAAGAAGCCGATCTTCGGCATCTGCCTCGGCCACCAGCTTTTGGGTTTAGCCCTCGGGGGGAAGACTTACAAGTTAAAGTTCGGCCACCACGGCGGCAACCAGCCGGTCATCGACCTCAAGACCCGCAAGGTCGACATCACCGCGCAGAACCACGGGTTCGCCGTCGACGTCGATTCGATCCCGAAGGGGACGGTCGAACTGACCCACATTAACTTAAATGATAAGACGGTCGAAGGGATGCGGCACTTAAAGCTGCCGATCTTCTCCGTTCAGCACCATCCGGAAGCCGGCCCGGGGCCGCATGATGCGCACTATTTGTTCCAGAAGTTCGCGGAGCTGATGGACAATGCCTAA
- a CDS encoding acetyl-CoA carboxylase carboxyltransferase subunit alpha, translating into MATVKKNANGNNKILLPFEKPLEELYDKLAKLRAIQDSGKMEMTAEISLLEKRIETARAKLFANLHPTQIVQVARHIMRPTMLDYVGLICEDFVELHGDRNYADDPALVTGIANFNGRSVVVIGHQKGHSTKDNITRRFGMANPEGYRKALRIMRLAERYGKPIISLVDTPGAYPGIGAEERGQAEAIAKNLREMAELTVPFVTVITGEGGSGGALGIAMGNRVLMLEFAIYAVISAEGCASILFNDAKRAPEVAVAMKITAKDLLELGVIDEIVKEPVGGTHNDHQLAAKNLKAAIIKHLDPLLSLSHRELIADRYNKYRKLGIFNEG; encoded by the coding sequence ATGGCAACCGTCAAGAAAAACGCTAATGGCAATAATAAGATCCTCCTGCCGTTCGAAAAACCGCTGGAGGAACTCTACGACAAGCTGGCCAAACTCCGCGCGATCCAGGATTCAGGGAAGATGGAGATGACGGCGGAGATCAGCCTGTTGGAGAAGCGGATCGAGACCGCGCGCGCCAAGCTCTTTGCCAACCTCCACCCGACCCAGATCGTCCAAGTCGCCCGGCACATCATGCGCCCGACCATGCTCGATTACGTCGGCCTGATCTGCGAGGACTTCGTCGAACTGCACGGCGACCGGAACTATGCCGACGACCCGGCGCTGGTGACCGGGATCGCCAATTTCAACGGCCGCTCCGTCGTTGTCATCGGCCACCAGAAGGGCCACTCCACTAAAGATAACATCACCCGGCGCTTTGGCATGGCCAATCCCGAGGGGTACCGCAAGGCGCTCCGGATCATGCGGTTGGCCGAGCGTTACGGTAAACCGATCATCTCGCTCGTCGACACGCCGGGCGCTTATCCCGGCATCGGCGCCGAAGAGCGCGGCCAGGCCGAAGCGATCGCCAAGAACTTGCGGGAAATGGCGGAGCTAACGGTGCCGTTCGTGACGGTCATCACCGGCGAAGGCGGCTCCGGCGGCGCGCTCGGGATCGCCATGGGGAACCGGGTGCTGATGCTGGAGTTCGCGATCTACGCCGTCATCTCCGCCGAGGGGTGCGCCTCGATCCTCTTCAACGACGCCAAACGCGCCCCCGAAGTGGCGGTGGCGATGAAGATCACCGCCAAAGACCTTTTAGAACTGGGGGTCATTGACGAGATCGTCAAGGAGCCGGTCGGCGGCACCCACAACGACCACCAATTAGCCGCCAAGAACCTGAAAGCAGCGATCATTAAGCACCTTGACCCGCTCCTCTCCCTCTCCCACCGCGAACTAATAGCCGACCGCTACAATAAATACCGGAAACTCGGGATCTTCAACGAAGGTTAG
- the ispE gene encoding 4-(cytidine 5'-diphospho)-2-C-methyl-D-erythritol kinase, translated as MLRLKAYAKINLSLGISGLRPDGYHELNSLMQSVSLADQITLTETPSGIQLATTNLKLPNDQRNLAYKAAALFCQIQSSKFKINNCGVKIYIEKNIPLAAGLAGGSADAAAVLFGLNQMTGGRLKRDELMKLGEQIGSDVPFCLTGGNCTVTGRGEHVKRTPFHGKRHFVLVTPDVEVPTKWAYEAFDQQPATRDSRPGTKNDLEAVVIKKYPIIQKVKERLVELGASYAQMSGSGPTVFGIVPDRATAELIVATLKPEFPRSYAVESVDAGIAEIS; from the coding sequence GTGCTCCGGCTAAAAGCTTACGCCAAGATCAACCTGTCGCTCGGGATCAGCGGCCTTAGGCCCGACGGCTACCACGAACTGAACTCCCTGATGCAGTCGGTGTCGCTGGCCGACCAGATAACCCTCACCGAAACCCCCTCCGGCATCCAGCTGGCGACCACCAATCTTAAGCTGCCCAATGACCAGCGGAACCTGGCGTATAAGGCTGCCGCCTTGTTCTGCCAAATTCAAAGTTCAAAGTTTAAAATTAATAATTGTGGAGTGAAAATATATATTGAAAAGAACATTCCGCTGGCGGCGGGGTTGGCCGGTGGGTCGGCCGATGCGGCTGCCGTCCTTTTTGGCCTCAACCAGATGACCGGGGGTCGGCTCAAGCGCGATGAGCTGATGAAGCTGGGAGAACAGATCGGTTCGGATGTCCCTTTCTGCCTGACCGGCGGCAACTGCACCGTGACCGGACGGGGCGAGCACGTTAAAAGGACCCCCTTCCACGGCAAACGGCATTTTGTTTTGGTCACTCCGGACGTTGAAGTGCCAACTAAATGGGCCTACGAAGCGTTCGACCAGCAACCCGCGACCCGCGACTCGCGACCCGGGACTAAAAATGACCTGGAAGCGGTCGTTATAAAAAAATACCCGATCATCCAAAAGGTCAAAGAGCGGCTGGTCGAGCTCGGCGCCAGCTACGCGCAGATGTCGGGGAGCGGGCCGACGGTCTTTGGGATCGTCCCCGACCGGGCAACCGCGGAACTGATCGTCGCGACGCTCAAACCGGAATTTCCCCGCAGCTATGCCGTGGAATCGGTCGACGCCGGGATCGCCGAAATAAGCTAA